One genomic segment of Deltaproteobacteria bacterium includes these proteins:
- a CDS encoding TonB-dependent receptor codes for MRGVVNIPLLEEKLSARIAFMREFPSNVYELEGQNGLRKELTNNALSGGVSLRASVRYVPTESVTFDLIGAWTKDNDDGGTSRPLQQYPTLPAGQSVLFGSVDYSGATPLPSDPRKHRANRDHKQFHETYWGQAILAVEIPHHELKLNANYQYWDYAVDFDEDFSDVDAIRLVLLDKHKTWTGEATLRSRYESDGWLGRLTWLVGANYQTDEAPNTDVPIWFYQQNAAAANYQIFDAFDVLTPLSPASPNMIRRCCGPCIFQAFDDSVPGIRLRSDVDTETLGVFADASFDLLDEFTLSAGVRYSRTDREMLDVTEWDVLLEPFDFTDNGTPCNSIVPGLTAPQCFNLLRTVLLTPLATAFGGVPVTVANTAFRPPLRGDLNQFTANTTPVVKDERWESVTGRVRLEFRPAEGQLFYANVSTGERHGGFNFLVVEPFDSEEIIAYEIGAKNSLFDDRLFLNTSVIYYDFDKRFANETQNNVTVTTNVPKSEVMGVEIQLVALPVERLQLSANFGWLHTGITSDFISQDNSPTVSNPTSFCAFKPVGDRHGVGPTCDGVLPANLRGQSLPRAPKWTVSASAEYAIEFAAGTLAPRVDFAWRDEVFYRLYESPLDRQGAYTRTDERLRWDVTETPVWFEVYAQNLENNEKVRTQVAAPGGRSRNYWLATPLTFGFRLGWKFEGGTFEEMSPF; via the coding sequence ATGCGCGGCGTCGTGAACATCCCGCTCCTTGAGGAGAAGCTCTCCGCGCGCATCGCGTTCATGCGCGAGTTTCCGTCGAACGTGTATGAGCTCGAGGGCCAGAACGGACTGCGCAAGGAGCTCACCAACAACGCGCTCTCGGGCGGCGTAAGCCTGCGCGCATCGGTGCGCTACGTGCCCACCGAGTCGGTGACGTTCGACCTGATCGGCGCGTGGACGAAGGACAACGATGACGGCGGCACATCCCGCCCGCTGCAGCAGTACCCGACCCTCCCAGCCGGCCAGTCTGTGCTGTTCGGGAGCGTCGACTACAGCGGCGCGACTCCGCTGCCGAGCGACCCGCGCAAGCACCGCGCGAATCGCGACCACAAGCAGTTCCACGAGACTTATTGGGGACAGGCGATCCTGGCGGTCGAGATCCCGCACCACGAGCTGAAGCTCAACGCCAACTACCAGTATTGGGACTACGCGGTCGACTTCGACGAGGACTTCTCCGACGTCGACGCGATCCGCCTCGTGCTGCTCGACAAGCACAAGACGTGGACCGGCGAAGCCACGCTGCGCTCGCGGTACGAGAGCGACGGCTGGCTCGGGCGCCTGACTTGGCTCGTCGGTGCGAACTATCAGACCGACGAAGCGCCGAACACCGACGTGCCGATCTGGTTCTATCAGCAGAACGCGGCGGCGGCGAACTACCAGATCTTCGACGCGTTCGACGTGCTGACGCCGCTCAGCCCCGCCTCGCCGAACATGATCCGGCGCTGCTGCGGCCCCTGCATCTTTCAGGCGTTCGACGACAGCGTGCCCGGCATTCGCCTGCGCTCCGACGTCGACACCGAGACGCTCGGCGTGTTCGCCGACGCGAGCTTCGACTTGCTGGACGAGTTCACGCTCAGCGCGGGCGTGCGTTACAGCCGCACCGATCGCGAGATGCTCGACGTGACCGAGTGGGACGTGCTGCTCGAGCCCTTCGACTTCACGGACAACGGAACGCCGTGCAACTCCATCGTGCCGGGCCTCACCGCTCCGCAGTGCTTCAACCTGCTTCGCACCGTTCTGCTCACACCTCTCGCAACCGCGTTCGGAGGAGTGCCCGTCACCGTGGCGAACACCGCGTTCCGGCCTCCCCTGCGCGGCGATCTCAATCAGTTCACCGCGAACACGACGCCGGTCGTGAAGGACGAACGCTGGGAGTCGGTCACCGGCCGCGTGCGCCTCGAGTTCCGCCCGGCCGAAGGGCAGCTCTTCTACGCCAACGTCAGCACCGGCGAGCGGCACGGCGGCTTCAACTTTCTCGTGGTCGAGCCGTTCGATTCGGAAGAGATCATCGCCTACGAGATCGGCGCGAAGAACTCGCTCTTCGACGATCGCCTCTTCCTCAACACCTCCGTCATCTACTACGACTTCGACAAGCGCTTCGCGAACGAGACGCAGAACAACGTCACGGTGACGACGAACGTGCCGAAGTCCGAGGTGATGGGCGTCGAGATTCAGCTCGTCGCGCTTCCAGTCGAGCGTTTGCAGCTCTCCGCGAACTTCGGCTGGCTACACACCGGGATCACGTCGGACTTCATCTCGCAGGACAACTCACCCACGGTCAGCAACCCGACCTCGTTCTGCGCCTTCAAGCCGGTCGGCGATCGCCACGGCGTCGGCCCCACCTGCGACGGCGTGTTGCCGGCGAACCTGCGCGGCCAGAGCCTCCCGCGCGCACCGAAGTGGACGGTCAGCGCGTCGGCGGAGTATGCGATCGAGTTCGCGGCCGGCACGCTGGCGCCACGCGTCGACTTCGCCTGGCGCGACGAGGTCTTCTACCGCCTCTACGAGAGCCCGCTCGATCGTCAGGGCGCCTACACGCGCACCGACGAGCGCCTGCGCTGGGACGTGACGGAGACGCCGGTGTGGTTCGAGGTCTACGCGCAGAACCTCGAGAACAACGAGAAGGTGCGCACGCAGGTCGCGGCGCCCGGCGGGCGCTCGAGGAACTACTGGCTCGCAACGCCGCTCACCTTCGGCTTCCGCCTCGGCTGGAAATTCGAGGGCGGAACCTTCGAGGAGA
- a CDS encoding TonB-dependent receptor, whose translation MNDIYVEQIAVALLGFHDFERVEVLPGPQGTLYGRNSTGGSMNFHTRRPKLDTWEMSGDLDIGWW comes from the coding sequence GTGAACGACATCTACGTCGAGCAGATCGCGGTCGCGCTGCTCGGCTTCCACGACTTCGAGCGCGTCGAGGTGCTGCCCGGTCCGCAGGGCACGCTCTATGGCCGCAACTCCACCGGCGGCTCGATGAACTTCCACACGCGCCGTCCGAAGCTCGACACCTGGGAGATGAGCGGCGACCTCGACATCGGCTGGTGGTAG